The genomic stretch ATGTAGCTCACAAAAAATTCGAAACTAAAAAATATGAAATTACAATCGTCGATTGTCCAGGTCACAGAGACTTCATTAAAAATATGATTACAGGAGCTTCACAAGCTGATGCAGCAGTTTTAGTCGTTGATGTTAACGATGCTAAGACTGGAATTCAACCACAAACAAGAGAACACATGTTCTTAGCAAGAACATTAGGTATAAAACAAATTGCAGTGGCAATTAACAAAATGGATACTGTTAATTACAGTCAAGAAGAATACGAAAAAATGAAAAAAATGTTATCAGAGCAATTATTAAAAGTCTTAGGTTACAACCCAGACCAAATTGACTTTATTCCAACAGCTTCATTGAAAGGAGACAACGTTGTTAAAAGATCAGAAAACATGCCATGGTATAAAGGTCCAACATTAGTTGAAGCATTAGACAAGTTCCAACCACCAGAAAAACCAGTCAACTTGCCATTAAGAATTCCAATTCAAGATGTCTATTCAATTACTGGAGTAGGAACTGTTCCAGTTGGAAGAGTAGAAACTGGTATCTTAAGACCAGGAGATAAAGTTGTATTCGAACCAGCTGGTGTTCAGGGAGAAGTTAAGTCAATTGAAATGCACCACGAGCAAATTCCACAAGCAGAACCTGGAGACAACATTGGATTTAACGTTAGAGGAGTTAGTAAGAAAGATATTAAGAGAGGAGACGTTTGTGGACACCCAGACAATCCACCAACAGTTGCTGAAGAATTCACAGCTCAAATCGTTGTCTTACAGCACCCAACTGCAATTACTGTTGGTTACACACCTGTCTTCCACGCACACACAGCACAAGTTGCATGTACATTCGTTGAGTTATTGAAGAAATTAGATCCAAGAACTGGACAAGTTATTGAAGAAAATCCACAGTTCTTAAAGACAGGTGATGCAGCAGTTGTTAGAATTAAACCAACAAAACCAATGGTTATTGAAAATGTCAGAGAAATTCCACAGTTAGGTAGATTCGCTATTAGAGATATGGGTATGACAATCGCTGCAGGTATGGCAATTGATGTCAAAGCTAAAAACAAATAAATCTTCTTTAATTTTTAATTAATTTTTTAAATCCATTTCTATATTTTTTTATATTTTTAAAAAGGTTGAGAGGGAGGAGTATGCAAAGAGCAAGAATTAAGTTATCAAGTACAGATCATGTAATTTTAGATGAAATTTGTAGACAAATAAAAGAAATTGCTGAAAAGACTGGAGTAGATATTTCAGGACCAATTCCATTACCTACAAAGGTATTAAAAGTTGTTACAAGAAAGAGTCCAGATGGAGAAGGTTCATCAACATTTGACAGATGGACAATGAAAATTCATAAGAGATTGATTGACATTGATGCAGATGAAAGAGCCTTAAGACATATTATGAAAATAAAAATTCCAGATAATGTTCAAATAGAGATACAATTTAGATAAATATTGAGATGCTGTTTTTTTAAATTGTAAAATCTTCATAAGTTATTTTGCGTTGCAATCTGAAAAGTGAGGATTGCAACGACTTTTCTATTTTTTTATTTTCCATGAAGTCTTTTATACAATCTTACTCTTTCATTAATTTTCTTTTTTATCTCCTCAATACCTATTCCTTTTTTTAATATTGCTGGGACTATAAATTTCCACTGATGCCATGGAGGCTGGCATTTTAAATACTCACAAATATTATCTAAAACTTCATCCCACTTATCTTTTTTTATTTTATCCATTTTATTAGCTACAAGAATAGGACTTATTTTTAAGTCGGTTATAAAATCAAACATCTCTAAATCAATTGGAATCTCCCCTTTTTTATTCCATCTTTCCACTATTTCAATGAATGGTTTTGTATCTATTATTTGAACTGCTGCAGCTATTTCATCAGCATGATTTTCTATGTAATGAACTATCTTATCTTTAATAGCTTCTTGAACTTTTTTTGGAACTCCTGCCATATACCCAAATCCAGGCATATCAACCAATATATAATCTCCCATATCATACTCATTAATTTTTAATGTTACTCCTGGCTTTTTTCCTACTTTAACATCTTTTCTACCAGTAATTAATCGAACAAAAGTCGATTTTCCTACATTACTTCTACCCACAACTATAACCTTTGGTTTTTTCTTTTTTTCATATTTTTCTTTTAAATTTTTGTATTTTTCAAAAAAGTCATTCATAGATATCCCTTTCATAAATTATAATATTTTTAAAATAAGTATATCAAACAAAAAGAGAGCAAAAATAAAAAATATTAATATCTATCTTGAGGAGTTTTAACTTCTTCAATAATTTTTTTACCAGCAACAACTTCATCTATACTATGTATTGTTCCTCCTAATCTTTCAATAATTTCCTGAATTTCATCAAAATCTAAATTATTTCCTTCAATTGTTACTTTAACATTTTCAGTTTCTTTGTCTATTTCATAAACTGTAATATTTACCCCATCTATATTAGGGAGAGATGTTAATTGTAAAGCCATCTCTGTTATTTTTGGTTCGTGTGGCTTTAGTATATCTAATACTATTCTCCTAATTCCGTTCAAATCTATCCCTCTAAAATATTATTTTTAATTTTTCTAAATTAACTATAGTTACAATTAGGTTATTTAAAATTATTGATAAATTGTCAATATGTTCATATTTTTTAATACATAAATTATTAAAAAATAAATGATAAGGTATTAATAATCCCTAAGTTAAATTACTTATTGTTATTAATAAAAAATAGATTAACATTTCACATATAACATATATATGTTGGAGGGATAGCATGGAAATAAATGGAGTATATATTGAAGATACATTTGCAGAAGCTTTTCCAATATGGGTATCAAGAGTTTTAATAACAGCATCTACTAAAAAGTGGGCAAAAATTGCCGCTACAGAGGCTACTGGTTTTGGTTGTTCAGTTATTATGTGTCCAGCAGAAGCTGGAATTGAAAAATATGTTCCTCCATCAAAAACTCCAGATGGAAGACCTGGATTTATAATACAAATCTGCCATCCTAAAAAATCAGAATTAGAACACCAAATGTTAGAAAGATTAGGACAGTGTGTTTTAACATGCCCAACAACAGCTATTTTTGACGCTATGGGTGACATGGCTGAAGAACAGTTAAAAGTAGGATTTAAGTTAAAGTTTTTCGGAGATGGTTATGAGAAGAAGGATGAGTTGTATGGTAGAAAAGTATATAGAATACCAATTATGGGAGGAGAATTTATAACAGAAGCTAAATTTGGTATTAAAAAAGGAGTGGCTGGAGGGAACTTCTTTATAATGGCTGACACTAACGCTACTGCATTAATAGCAGCTGAAGCCGCAGTAAATGCTATTTCATCAGTTGAGGGAGTTATAACTCCATTCCCTGGAGGAGTTGTAGCTTCAGGAAGTAAGGTGGGTGCAAGTAATCCAAAGTATAAATTTATGGTAGCTACAACAAACCACAAAATGTGTCCAACATTAAAAAATGTTGTAGAAGATTCAGAGATTCCTGAAGATGTAAATGGTGTTTATGAAATAGTTATTGATGGTATTGATGAAGAATCAGTAAAAGAGGCTATGAAACAAGGTATATTAGCAGCTACAAGAGTTCCAGGAGTTAAAAAAATTACTGCTGGGAATTATGGAGGTAAATTAGGAAAATACCAAATAAAATTACATGAATTATTTGAGTAATTATATTTTTCTTTTTTAATATCTTTTTTGACATAAATATTTTATAAATAACAAAAATTTAAAAATATTATATGAGATATTAATTTAAATGAAAAAATTAAATAATAATTAAATTTATAAAAAATAACCATAAAATATATAAAAATAAATAAAACCATAGGAGGTTTTTGGTTTGAGACCAAAATATACATTAAGAAAAGAAATGATTGGTGAATTTACATTAAATAAATCTTTTAATACATATAGAGGGAAGGTTTTAAAGGCTGATTTTAGTGGGCCATTAGAAGGAATTGTAATGAAAAATAAAAAAGATCATATCTATTTTTATCCTCTTTTAGCTTTGCATATGGTAAGGCCATTAAACTGTGTTCCAATAAATGTTATTCCTAAAACCTCCCTCCCTACAAATCCAAAAAATGTACATATTAAGGAAGCATTATCAAGAATTGTTGGTAGAACTGTAAAAGTTTATTATGAATCTCCAAAAACATCTTATTTAGGAAGATTATTAGGATTTACAAGAGGAGTTTTTTCATGGACTTTAGTTTTAGAGATACATGGAGATGTAGTTTTATTATTTAACCCAGATTACATTGTTTATTATGGAACTAAATGGACTTTTTTAAAAAATAATCCTCCATACAAACCTCCAAAGTTAATGAATCTTACAAAAACAGCAAACTATTTAAAAAGATGCCTATTAGAGGAAGTAACTATTGAGCCAGAGTATCCAAGAATAAACATTGAAGATAAAGTTTATGTTTATCCTTATGGAGTAGTTTCTAAGGACGATTATTTAGGAAAGACAGTAGAAAATATATTAAGGGAAAAAGAGTTTTTAGTTTAAATTTAAATATATTTTAGTAATTGAACATTGATATATATACACTTAATGTAACTTTAAAATATAACCTTAAAATTATTTTTTTTTACAAATTTTTTAAATTTAATTAAAAATAAGGCATAATTTACGATTTTTTTACACAAAATATTAAAAATTTTCAGTTTATTTTTACACCGAAGAGTTTATATATGAGTAATCCTTATTTACACTAAAAAATCTTATGTCAATTATATATAATCGTTTATAAATTGAGAAAAATTTTTATTCTTGGAGGTGCATCGAATGGTTGGCGAGATAAATCCTTTAAATGCATATTTTAAACTTCCAAATACAGTTTCTTTGGTTGCAGGTAGTAGCGAGGGTGAAACACCATTAAATGCTTTTGACGGAGCTTTATTAAATGCTGGAATTGGGAATGTGAATTTAATTAGAATAAGCAGTATAATGCCTCCAAATGCTGAAATAGTTCCTTTACCTAAACTACCAATGGGAGCCTTAGTTCCTACAGCCTATGGTTATATTATTAGTGACGTCCCAGGAGAGACTATTTCAGCGGCTGTTAGTGTTGCTATTCCAAAAGATAAAAACCTATGTGGCCTAATAATGGAATTCGAAGGGAAATGTTCAAAAAAAGAGGCAGAAAAAACTGTTAAAGAAATGGCAAAAATAGGTTTCGAAATGAGAAACTGGGAATTAGAGAGAATTGAATCTATTGCAGTTGAACACACAGTTGAAAAATTAGGATGTGCTTTTGCAGCAGCAGCATTATGGTATAAATAATTAAAATTTAAAATTGTCCTTTAAATTTAAAGAAATTTACTAAAATTAATAATTAATTATTAAATTTATTAAAAAAGATAATTTAAAGAATCATTATGATCCAAGTATTATAGGAGGTGAAAACAATGTTAAAGTTCTTAGGAAAGCATTTAATATTAGAATTGTGGGGTTGCAATCCAGAGGCTTTAGATGACATTGAAGGAATAGAAAAGATGTTAGTTGATAGCGTAGAGGCTTGTGGAGCTACATTAATATGCGTAAAAACACACAAATTTTCCCCTCAAGGAGCTACTGGTGTAGCAGTTTTAGCTGAAAGTCACATATCAATACACACATGGCCAGAATTAGGATATGCAGCTATGGATATTTTTACATGTGGAGAGCACGTAGAGCCAGCAAAGGCTATACCAATAATTAAAGAATTCTTAAAACCAAAGCATATTGAAATCTTAGACTTAAAGAGAGGCATAAGACTAAATGAAGGTGATTTAAAGTGAATAACCATAACAACAATTTTAAATGTCATATATGGTTTACGGAGTATCACAACAACAATGTAGCCCTCTCTGTTAGAGTAAAAGACATTTTATATATGGATAAATCCGAGTTTCAAGAAATCGAAATAATTGATACCTATGATTTTGGAAAAGTATTAATCTTGGATAACACATTCCAAACAACTGAGAGAGATGAATTTATATATCACGAATTAATTTCCCATATCCCTCTTTTTACTCATCCTAATCCTAAAAATGTCTTAGTTATTGGAGGAGGAGATGGTGGAACAGTTAGGGAAGTTGTTAAGCATAAATCAGTGAAATCAGTTGATTTTGTAGAGTTGGATAGAAAGGTTATTGAAGCTTGTAAGAAATATATGCCTAAACTAAGTTGTGAAATGGACAACGAAAAGGTTAATGTTATTATAACTGACGGAATTAAATATGTTGCTGAAACAGACAAAAAATATGATGTTATTATTGTAGATTGTCCAGATCCTGTAGGTCCTGCCAAGGGTTTATTTGAAAAAGAGTTTTATAAAAATGTATTTAAATGTTTAAATGATGAAGGAATTATGGTTCAACAATCTGAAAGCCCATTGTATAACTTAGATTTAATACAAAACATATGTAGATATTTAAAGGATGCTGGATTCAAGATAATTATGCCCTACACATATCCAATGCCTACATATCCAAGTGGATTTTGGAGCTTTACATTGGCATCTAAAAAATACAATCCATTAGATGTAGATGAGAAAAAAATAAAAGAAGCTTTAAAAGATATGGAGACAAAATATTATGATGAAGAAGTTCATAAAGGTATTTTTTTAGCCACACCTAAGTTTTTAAAAGATGCAATTAAAAAAGTTCTTGAATAATTTTTATTTTTATATTTTAAAATCTTTAGGGGTGGTTTAATGAAAGAGTATTTTATTGATTTATCTAAATTTATGATGGCAAATAGTTCATTTGAAGAATCTGATGGAGTTATATTTTCAGTTCCATATGATGGGACAACATCATTTAAGCCGGGAACAAGAGAAGGAGGAAATGCTATAAGAATATCTTCATGGGGATTAGAAACTTACAGCCCTATTTTAGACAGAGATTTATCTGAATTAAAATACTGCGATTTAAAAGATTTGGATTTGTATGGAAATCAGGAAGAGATATTTAATACAGTTTATTCTGTATCAAAAGAAATATTAAAGGAAGGTAAAAAAATAATTGTCTTTGGTGGAGAGCATTCTATAACCTATCCAATAGTTAAGGCAGTTAAAGATGTTTATAAAGATATTATTGTTATTCAATTCGATGCCCATTGTGATTTAAGAGATGAGTATTTAGGAAATAAACTATCTCACGCGTGTGTTATGAGAAGAATTTATGAATTAACTAAACATATCTTCCAATTTGGAATTAGAAGTGGAGATAGAGAAGAATGGAAATTTGCTAAGAAAAATAACATTTACTTAAAAATGGATTTAATGAATAAAGATGACTTAAAATATATAATTGAATTGGATAAACCAATATATTTAACCATTGACATTGATGTTTTAGACCCTGCCTATGCTCCGGGAACGGGAACTCCTGAGCCATGTGGATTTTCAACTAAAGAACTTTTAAACTCTTTATATCTATTAAAAAAGGTTAAAGATAAAATTGTTGGATTTGATATAGTTGAAGTTTCTCCTATCTACGATCCAGCAAACATTACAGCAATAACTGCCGCAAAAATAGTTAGGGAATTGATGTTGATGATTTTATGACACTTTTCCTTTAAGCATGGCAATTATAAATCTTGTCTCTGCCTTATCCAATTCTTTTAAACTGTTGCCTTCAATTATAAAAGTATTATTTACTTTCATTATAGTCGCTTTATTTTGTGTCTTTAAGAGTTTTATAACCATTGTCTTATTGTTTTTCATTAAATATTCACTTTCATTTATTTTTAATTTATCAATTGATTCCTTACCATTGACAAATATTGCCTTTACAGTTACTGTAGAGTTAGTTCTATTTAACTCAATTGCAATGTTGTGGGGATAGAATTGATTAAACCACTCTAATTTTGTTATTAAATCTACTATTGTTACTCCACCCTCGTCCATCTTTAAACTCATGTTTCCGCAGATATATATTAGTTTTCTAGTATGGTAGTAGTTATAAATTTCTTTATCTGTAGTATTTATTAATTTTACATCCTTTGCTTCTCCAATTGTAGCTCTTAAAGGAACTTTTATGATTGTTGACGTATTTCCATTAACAGAGGCGTTAATGTAGATATAGTTTTTATAATCATTCATATTAATACACATGGACATTGAAGTTATTAATATAATTGAACTAAGTATTAACAGGAATTTTTTCATTATCTCCCTCCTCTAAGATATGAATACAAATAATATAGAACTATAAATAAAACTACTATATACCAATATTCTTTAAGCCATATTGATAGATAGCCAATATAAGGAATTACTAATGGATGGCCATCTATAACAACAACTCTCTGCCTTATTTGATTAACATTAACAAGTTCAGGGTCATTTATTGGATTATTATCCCCCTTTATTATAAAGTAAGTTTTATTATCAAAATTTACTTTCTCAATTACTCTATGAATAACTGGCTTGGTTGGGCTTTTTGGAATGTCTAACTCAACTATATCATAATAGCCATTATTAGTTTTTAATTTACCTAAGTATTTTACTGTTATTTTATTATTCGTTGTCTCATTGAATATTTGTAAGGTTTTTATAGGATTTAATCCTAATTTATAATCTAAGCTATACAATAAAGATTGATAGTAGGGCCAATGAGCTTTATATACTACAATATCCCCAACCTTAACATCTTTTGGATTAAATTCAAAACCTGCATTTTCTACAACTACCAAGTCACCTCTTTTCATAATAGGATACATACTGTTAGAAACTACAACATTTACGTGGCTCCATATTAAGAACAATACAATTAAAAATATTATCCACTCAACAGCATCCTTCTTATTAAATTTTAAGTTAATAATTCCACCCCTCTTTATTCAAAAATTTTTGGATTAATCTTTCTATTTTCATTTTGTAAAAGGGCAACTCTACTATCTTCATTGTCATCAATTAATTTATATGAACTATTCTCCTCTAAAATCTTTGCTAATTTCAAAATTTCATCGTGTTGGAGCATATTCTCCTTACTTAATCTCTTTTGAGAATAACCAACGTGCATATATGACTTTAATTCAATAAAATGGACATTTGCCCTCTCATAGAGATCAACAAATTTTAAAATGTCATCGTTATAACCTCTAACCAATGTAGTTCTAATACATGTTCTTTTTTTCTCTTTTAAAATGTCTAAGGTATTTAAAATACTCTCCCAATACTCTTCTTTTCCTCTACATATTCTTTTATAACTCTCCAAATCATAGGCATCTAATGAAATGTATAATTGAGTAGGTTCTATTTTTTCAATAACTTCAGTTAATATTCCATTTGAAACTACAAATGTTGTAAATCCTTTTTTGTGGAATATTTTTATTAACTCGTCTAAGTATGGGTAGAGAGTTGGCTCCCCAGATAAAGATATTGCCACATGCTTTGGCTCTAATGCCTCTTTAAATTTCTTTTCTCCAACTCTATCAATAACTCCTCCATAACCCATAATTATTCTTCTATGCAACTCTAAGATTTTCTCATAAACTACCTCTGGCTCTTCCCATTTTGGCTCTTTAATTTTGTTTATGTCAATATTTATATCTGTTGGTAAAACTCTCCAGCAGAATATACAATTTTGCTGACACCAAATAACAGAGGGAGTGCATTGGATACATCTATGCGTCTCTATCCCATAAAATTGTGATTTATAACAGTTTTTATCTTCTAACATTTTTTTTCTAACCCAGCCACATAGTTTAACTCCAATATGGTTGTATATCTGATATCTCTGTTTTCTTAAAATTTTGTAGATTTCTTCAGGAATCATGTTCTCACTTTTTTAATGCCTCCATAAATCTATATTTTAAAACTACTGGTGGAATCTCTATGTTAGGACATTTTTCATTGTATGGAATTGCCTTAGCAATAATCACTCTACATTTATTTTCTTTTAAAGATTTTTTAAATTCTTTTTCAAACTCTTCTAAGGTGTATGTTGTTACTGCTTCTAAACCACAACCTTTTGCTACAATCTCTAAGTTAGTATTTTTACTTGTTTGAGTTTTTTGATTACCAGTAGAGCCATAAGATGAATTATCAACTATAACCAATATATAATTTTTTGGATTAGTATATCCTATTGTAGATAGAGAGCCAAGATTCATCAATATTGAGCCATCACCATCTATAACTATAACCTTATCTTTGCAATTTAAAGCCAACCCTAAACCAATAGATGAGGCTAATCCCATTGAACCAAGCATATAAAAGTTTCTTTCTCTATCTTTCACATAATACAACTCCTTAGAAGGAATTCCTATATTGCTAACTATTATTTCTTTATCTCCAACATTTTCAACAATTTTTTTAATTATGTCTATCCTTCTTGGAAGCATATTTATCACATTTAAATTATTCTAAGTCATACTCCCAATATAGAGCGTCAAATAGTAAAGCCACAGGATAAGAGATTTTAAACATATATGATGAGGCATATTTTATTAGTTTATATGCTTCTTCTGGAGTCTTTGGTTTATATGTAGGAATTTCACAAACATCCAATAATTTTGTGATCCATCTCCCCATAGGTATTTGAGCGGGGATTTGTTCTTTTAAATCTCCTCTATGGCTTATTATCAATAAAGTAGGTATTTGAAAAGTTTTATATAATGAAGCAATTGCATTTATTGAATTTCCAATTCCAGAATTTTGCATTAATATTGCTGTTTTCTTTCCTGCTAAGTATGCCCCAGCACATATTCCAAAAGCCTCTTCCTCTCTCGTAGTTGGGATATATCTTATATTTTCATCTTCCTCAACTAATTTTATTAGATTTTTTAAGTTAGCACATGGAACAGAGCAAATAAAGTCAATATTTGACTCTTTTAATGCTTTGTATATTGCTAAACTACTTCTCATAATAATCTCCTCTCTACTATAGAGGTTTGTTCTATCTATTCAATCACAAAAGATATATAGTTAATCATCAGTAAAACTTTTTATGATTTTACAATAAATTTGTATTATAAGAAAAATTATTTATAAAAATTTTCTTAAAAGATAAGATTAAACATTATGAGGTGAAAAATTTGAAAGCATTTGAATTTTTAAATAATGAATATGATGGAGGTTTAACTGTAGTTTTAGATAAAGGATTACCCCCAAAATATGTTGAAGATTACTTAAAAGTTTGTGGTGATTATATAGACTTTGTAAAGTTTGGATGGGGAACCTCTGCAGTTATTGATAGAGATGTAATTATTGAAAAAATTAAATATTACAATGATTGGGACATTAAAGTTTATCCGGGAGGCACATTATTTGAGTATGCATATTTTAAAAATAAATTTGATGAATTTTTGAATGAATGTAACAATTTGGGCTTTAACGCTGTGGAAATATCTGACGGTTCCTTAGACATTAGTTTAGAAGAAAGAAAATTTGCTATAGAAAAAGCTAAAGACTATGGATTTATAGTATTAACTGAAGTAGGAAAAAAATTACCTGAAAAAGATAAAAAATTAACAATAGAGGATAGAATTAAATTAATAAATTATGATTTAGATAGTGGAGCAGATTATGTTATTATTGAAGGTAGAGAAAGCGGTAAGGGCATAGGATTATTTGATAGAGAGGGAAAAATAAAGGAAGAGGAATTAAATAAATTAATAAAAAATGTGGATGTAAATAAAGTTATATTTGAGGCTCCAAA from Methanocaldococcus lauensis encodes the following:
- the tuf gene encoding translation elongation factor EF-1 subunit alpha, with product MAKQKPVLNVAFIGHVDAGKSTTVGRLLYDSGAIDPQLLEKLKREAQERGKAGFEFAYVMDNLKEERERGVTIDVAHKKFETKKYEITIVDCPGHRDFIKNMITGASQADAAVLVVDVNDAKTGIQPQTREHMFLARTLGIKQIAVAINKMDTVNYSQEEYEKMKKMLSEQLLKVLGYNPDQIDFIPTASLKGDNVVKRSENMPWYKGPTLVEALDKFQPPEKPVNLPLRIPIQDVYSITGVGTVPVGRVETGILRPGDKVVFEPAGVQGEVKSIEMHHEQIPQAEPGDNIGFNVRGVSKKDIKRGDVCGHPDNPPTVAEEFTAQIVVLQHPTAITVGYTPVFHAHTAQVACTFVELLKKLDPRTGQVIEENPQFLKTGDAAVVRIKPTKPMVIENVREIPQLGRFAIRDMGMTIAAGMAIDVKAKNK
- the rpsJ gene encoding 30S ribosomal protein S10, with the translated sequence MQRARIKLSSTDHVILDEICRQIKEIAEKTGVDISGPIPLPTKVLKVVTRKSPDGEGSSTFDRWTMKIHKRLIDIDADERALRHIMKIKIPDNVQIEIQFR
- the engB gene encoding GTP-binding protein EngB, which translates into the protein MNDFFEKYKNLKEKYEKKKKPKVIVVGRSNVGKSTFVRLITGRKDVKVGKKPGVTLKINEYDMGDYILVDMPGFGYMAGVPKKVQEAIKDKIVHYIENHADEIAAAVQIIDTKPFIEIVERWNKKGEIPIDLEMFDFITDLKISPILVANKMDKIKKDKWDEVLDNICEYLKCQPPWHQWKFIVPAILKKGIGIEEIKKKINERVRLYKRLHGK
- a CDS encoding DUF211 domain-containing protein is translated as MNGIRRIVLDILKPHEPKITEMALQLTSLPNIDGVNITVYEIDKETENVKVTIEGNNLDFDEIQEIIERLGGTIHSIDEVVAGKKIIEEVKTPQDRY
- the fhcD gene encoding formylmethanofuran--tetrahydromethanopterin N-formyltransferase — protein: MEINGVYIEDTFAEAFPIWVSRVLITASTKKWAKIAATEATGFGCSVIMCPAEAGIEKYVPPSKTPDGRPGFIIQICHPKKSELEHQMLERLGQCVLTCPTTAIFDAMGDMAEEQLKVGFKLKFFGDGYEKKDELYGRKVYRIPIMGGEFITEAKFGIKKGVAGGNFFIMADTNATALIAAEAAVNAISSVEGVITPFPGGVVASGSKVGASNPKYKFMVATTNHKMCPTLKNVVEDSEIPEDVNGVYEIVIDGIDEESVKEAMKQGILAATRVPGVKKITAGNYGGKLGKYQIKLHELFE
- a CDS encoding pyruvoyl-dependent arginine decarboxylase; the protein is MVGEINPLNAYFKLPNTVSLVAGSSEGETPLNAFDGALLNAGIGNVNLIRISSIMPPNAEIVPLPKLPMGALVPTAYGYIISDVPGETISAAVSVAIPKDKNLCGLIMEFEGKCSKKEAEKTVKEMAKIGFEMRNWELERIESIAVEHTVEKLGCAFAAAALWYK
- the speD gene encoding adenosylmethionine decarboxylase — encoded protein: MLKFLGKHLILELWGCNPEALDDIEGIEKMLVDSVEACGATLICVKTHKFSPQGATGVAVLAESHISIHTWPELGYAAMDIFTCGEHVEPAKAIPIIKEFLKPKHIEILDLKRGIRLNEGDLK
- the speE gene encoding spermidine synthase, which translates into the protein MNNHNNNFKCHIWFTEYHNNNVALSVRVKDILYMDKSEFQEIEIIDTYDFGKVLILDNTFQTTERDEFIYHELISHIPLFTHPNPKNVLVIGGGDGGTVREVVKHKSVKSVDFVELDRKVIEACKKYMPKLSCEMDNEKVNVIITDGIKYVAETDKKYDVIIVDCPDPVGPAKGLFEKEFYKNVFKCLNDEGIMVQQSESPLYNLDLIQNICRYLKDAGFKIIMPYTYPMPTYPSGFWSFTLASKKYNPLDVDEKKIKEALKDMETKYYDEEVHKGIFLATPKFLKDAIKKVLE
- the speB gene encoding agmatinase is translated as MKEYFIDLSKFMMANSSFEESDGVIFSVPYDGTTSFKPGTREGGNAIRISSWGLETYSPILDRDLSELKYCDLKDLDLYGNQEEIFNTVYSVSKEILKEGKKIIVFGGEHSITYPIVKAVKDVYKDIIVIQFDAHCDLRDEYLGNKLSHACVMRRIYELTKHIFQFGIRSGDREEWKFAKKNNIYLKMDLMNKDDLKYIIELDKPIYLTIDIDVLDPAYAPGTGTPEPCGFSTKELLNSLYLLKKVKDKIVGFDIVEVSPIYDPANITAITAAKIVRELMLMIL
- a CDS encoding S24/S26 family peptidase, which codes for MYPIMKRGDLVVVENAGFEFNPKDVKVGDIVVYKAHWPYYQSLLYSLDYKLGLNPIKTLQIFNETTNNKITVKYLGKLKTNNGYYDIVELDIPKSPTKPVIHRVIEKVNFDNKTYFIIKGDNNPINDPELVNVNQIRQRVVVIDGHPLVIPYIGYLSIWLKEYWYIVVLFIVLYYLYSYLRGGR
- the twy1 gene encoding 4-demethylwyosine synthase TYW1, whose amino-acid sequence is MIPEEIYKILRKQRYQIYNHIGVKLCGWVRKKMLEDKNCYKSQFYGIETHRCIQCTPSVIWCQQNCIFCWRVLPTDINIDINKIKEPKWEEPEVVYEKILELHRRIIMGYGGVIDRVGEKKFKEALEPKHVAISLSGEPTLYPYLDELIKIFHKKGFTTFVVSNGILTEVIEKIEPTQLYISLDAYDLESYKRICRGKEEYWESILNTLDILKEKKRTCIRTTLVRGYNDDILKFVDLYERANVHFIELKSYMHVGYSQKRLSKENMLQHDEILKLAKILEENSSYKLIDDNEDSRVALLQNENRKINPKIFE
- the comE gene encoding sulfopyruvate decarboxylase subunit beta, yielding MLPRRIDIIKKIVENVGDKEIIVSNIGIPSKELYYVKDRERNFYMLGSMGLASSIGLGLALNCKDKVIVIDGDGSILMNLGSLSTIGYTNPKNYILVIVDNSSYGSTGNQKTQTSKNTNLEIVAKGCGLEAVTTYTLEEFEKEFKKSLKENKCRVIIAKAIPYNEKCPNIEIPPVVLKYRFMEALKK
- the comD gene encoding sulfopyruvate decarboxylase subunit alpha, with product MRSSLAIYKALKESNIDFICSVPCANLKNLIKLVEEDENIRYIPTTREEEAFGICAGAYLAGKKTAILMQNSGIGNSINAIASLYKTFQIPTLLIISHRGDLKEQIPAQIPMGRWITKLLDVCEIPTYKPKTPEEAYKLIKYASSYMFKISYPVALLFDALYWEYDLE
- the comA gene encoding phosphosulfolactate synthase, translated to MKAFEFLNNEYDGGLTVVLDKGLPPKYVEDYLKVCGDYIDFVKFGWGTSAVIDRDVIIEKIKYYNDWDIKVYPGGTLFEYAYFKNKFDEFLNECNNLGFNAVEISDGSLDISLEERKFAIEKAKDYGFIVLTEVGKKLPEKDKKLTIEDRIKLINYDLDSGADYVIIEGRESGKGIGLFDREGKIKEEELNKLIKNVDVNKVIFEAPNKNQQVGFILKLGSSVNLANIPFDEVISLETLRRGLRGDTFGIM